ATATTTATAATATTTTTCGGAATCAGATAACTATCTTCCACAAAAATTAATTAAATCTTCTTTTTTTTAAAATATTGATGAGGATAAAAAATCTTCCAGCAGTGGTTCATACTCTCCCACTAGCTTTTCTGCTAATATTTTTAATATTTTTATATTCAACATATTTGATGATCATGATTCAAATGTTCAAGTAGAATGAACATATCAGTCGTTGTAACTTTTTGGCGAGTTCCCGGAACAGTGACGCGTCTTCATTACCTAGAGGCTAGCTCCTCTATGGAGATTGGGGGCTTCTCATTGTACTTGAACCCTCCCTTAGGGATCCATGAGCCGATCTTCTCAACCACCTTGGAGAGATAGTATCCTGAGGGGTGTTGGGGGCTGAACCTGGGGAAGCAGAACTTCTCCTCCTCATCTGATACTGGGGGAACAATGAGTTCGTAGTCCTTCGACCCTATGCCCAGTCGGCTGCAGGTGTTGACGGTCATCCACTGGCTTCTGCCTATTATCCCCGCGAACTTCTCGGATGGTGGGGTCATGACTCCCTTCTCCTCGGCCTGGGAGCCCGGGATCCCCGGCATCCTGCTTGAGAGGTCTAGGGTGGCCGTGTCTATTGCAACCATATCCCTCGAGGCCAAGACCCCTATGTTTGGGATTATGGGCCTATCGGAGCCTGGGGCGCAGTCGCATCCAGGGGCTATGTCTATAGCGTAGGTTATGAACCCCACCTTCTCCTTTCCAATGTGTCGGATGTAGCCCGTGGCGGCGTCGCCCATGGCTATTAAGAACCAGTTCCTGAAGTCCTCAAGCCTCTCTTCACCCCAGACCTTGCACTGGTAGAACTGGCGCTGGTGGCCCATGCACCCTATACATCTATCGGGATTCCAATCCATCCTATCCTCCAGTATCCTAATCGCCCTGGTTGGGCATGTGTTGTCGCAGAGGATCCACTCGGGGCAGCTCTTCCCTATGCAACTCTCCCCGTGGAACTTCCATCGGTTCATTCCGACCACTGGGTGGGTTGTTAGATGCACGTTCAGCTTCCCCCTCTTTGAGCTGAATCCTATCGCTACGTTCTTTATCGCACCTCCGTAGACCCCGCTTACATGCCCCTTGAAGTGGCTCACAACGATTACCGCGTCGGCGTGGGCTATTGCTGAGGCGAGGTATCCCTCCTTGAGGATCAGGCCGTCTGGGATCTCCACCCTGACATCGTCAAGCCCGTACTCGCCGTCTGCTATTATAACTGGGCAGCCCATGGACTCCCTCGTGTACCCATTGGCGGCCGCGGTCTCAAAGTAGAACTGGGCTAGGCTCCTTGAACCATAGTGGTAGTATGGCGCAGTGGTGGTGTCAGTGACGAAGGGTATCCCACCATACTCCTTAACCTTATCAACAATAACCCTGACCAAGATAGGGCGGAGATAGGCCGTGTTATACCACTCCCCCATATGGCATTTTACCGCCACGATATCTCCGGGCTTGAAGCAGTCTTGGAGTCCTGCGTGTTCGAAGAGCTGGGCCGCCTTGGCGGGGAGGCTGGAGGTCAAACCATTGTAGCGATCATCCATAAAGTAGACCTTACTGGTCAAGAAGAACACTCATTACTCATTATAATTCAAGACCTATATTTTAATTTAGGTTTAATATGATTTGCAGGGGCCTCGGCTTTGAGCTTGCATTGTGGATCTATGTTACCACCATGCTCCTCCTCCTGGACTCCTCGTCGAGCCTCCTTGCGCATTCCTCCACCTCCAACAGGGCATTCTCAAACTCCCTCACTATGGATTCATCCCTCAGATTCTCGATTATGCTGTATGAGGCTTCAAGTAGCCTCAAGGCGGCCCTATTAAACCTCTCAAGGATCTCTCTTCCATCCCTGGTCCTGAGCCAGATCCTCCTCTCATTCTGGACGAGGGAGTTGTAAGCCATCTGAAGGCGGAGTTGAAAGCCTCCCAACCCTCCCTTCTCTGTGGTTGAGACCCTGCCAAAGGCCTCTATGGCGGACCGCAGCCTGCCCTTAGCTGACTCAACCTCCTCCAACCTCATCACCTCAGTCCCGCCTCTTCCCCAAGCTTTGTTAGGATCTCGAGAAAATTTTTGAGGGGGGTCCTCTGATAGTCCAAGAAGCTTCCAACCCTGGTATCATACCAGTCTAGGGCCGTATACTCGCTTGAGAATTTAAGCTCGGCCTCAACGCCTAGGGATGCGTAGAGGCTTCTCATGTACTCTCCACCTGTAACCTGCCAAGAGCCTCCCCCCGCGATGTTAAAGATCCGCCATCTGGCCTCAGGCCTCTCTAGGGCTGATAAAAGGGCTCTCGCGGCGTCTTCTAGATATATGAACTCCACCCTTTGATCAGACCTGAAGGGTATGACCTCAGGTGGCTCAACGATGTCGGCAACGGCTATAGGTGAGATGCGGAGGATCGTGTATGGGATGCCCGAGGCCTCTATCAGCCTCTCAGCCTCTATCTTACTCCTGGAATAGTTATCCGTCCCCACAACTGGGTGGTCCTCCCGGACGGGGGGCTCCTCTAGGGCGGTGACCCCGTAAACCGCGACTGAGGATGCGAATATTATAGGTATAGATCTCTCCCTTAGGGCCTCCAACAGATTTCTGGTTCCTTCCACGTTAACCCTTTTAGTCAGCTCTGAGTCCTCCTCACTTCTGGGTGGGAGGACGGCGGCCAGGTGGAAGACTCCATCCGCTCCCCTACAGGCCTCAGCCACATCAGCCGGCCTAGTCACATCTCCCTTGAAGATCTCTACCCGTGGTGTGCCTTCCAATTTGTCGATCTGGGCGTTGGGGAGGTCGAAGGCTATGGCCGAGTGTCCCCTCTCCGAGATCATTCTAATAAGGCATGCTCCGAGCCTCCCCGCACCGCCTGTGACCAGGAGTCTCATTAACTTATGCCACCGAGGTAAACAACTTTAAAAAGGGCCATAGGAATTTGGCCTCACCCTCATTATGGATGGGGTTTAACCCTCTTCAGGATCCTCCCAGCCATCGCCCCGGTGTGCTCTCCATCTCTGACTGTTAGGACGCCGTTGACGAGGAGGTGCTCTATGCCCTCGGGGTATCTCATCGCAGCCTCCGGAGGGGTGTAGTCTGATTTGTCCTCAATCCTCTCGGGGTCGAATACCAAGATATCGGCCCACATTCC
This genomic window from Candidatus Bathyarchaeota archaeon contains:
- a CDS encoding DUF362 domain-containing protein, whose translation is MDDRYNGLTSSLPAKAAQLFEHAGLQDCFKPGDIVAVKCHMGEWYNTAYLRPILVRVIVDKVKEYGGIPFVTDTTTAPYYHYGSRSLAQFYFETAAANGYTRESMGCPVIIADGEYGLDDVRVEIPDGLILKEGYLASAIAHADAVIVVSHFKGHVSGVYGGAIKNVAIGFSSKRGKLNVHLTTHPVVGMNRWKFHGESCIGKSCPEWILCDNTCPTRAIRILEDRMDWNPDRCIGCMGHQRQFYQCKVWGEERLEDFRNWFLIAMGDAATGYIRHIGKEKVGFITYAIDIAPGCDCAPGSDRPIIPNIGVLASRDMVAIDTATLDLSSRMPGIPGSQAEEKGVMTPPSEKFAGIIGRSQWMTVNTCSRLGIGSKDYELIVPPVSDEEEKFCFPRFSPQHPSGYYLSKVVEKIGSWIPKGGFKYNEKPPISIEELASR
- a CDS encoding NAD(P)-dependent oxidoreductase → MRLLVTGGAGRLGACLIRMISERGHSAIAFDLPNAQIDKLEGTPRVEIFKGDVTRPADVAEACRGADGVFHLAAVLPPRSEEDSELTKRVNVEGTRNLLEALRERSIPIIFASSVAVYGVTALEEPPVREDHPVVGTDNYSRSKIEAERLIEASGIPYTILRISPIAVADIVEPPEVIPFRSDQRVEFIYLEDAARALLSALERPEARWRIFNIAGGGSWQVTGGEYMRSLYASLGVEAELKFSSEYTALDWYDTRVGSFLDYQRTPLKNFLEILTKLGEEAGLR